A single genomic interval of Celeribacter indicus harbors:
- a CDS encoding sugar ABC transporter ATP-binding protein, whose translation MSLLEARGITKRFPGVIALDAVDLRFERGEVHCIVGENGAGKSTLVKVLTGIYRPDEGDLHYDGETPPAIGYVPQELNLFDNMTVAENMFLPLDNGALFQRKALEAAARPFLDDLKMTCAPEDLVRDISVAEKQLLQIARALASRRSDILILDEPTASLTATEIERLFAIVEELQARGTAIVFITHRLDEVMRLHSVVSVLRNGCVVGNSDGEDVSEAWIVSKMTGKEMDLSTLYRPRTPRGDRVFRVEGLSGPGFEEISFDLYAGEVLGFAGLVGAGRSEVLQTLFGMRKPTAGQAWFDDEPWVFNKPARAISKGVMYLSEERKAHGIFPHMSVRQNVGAGLLRDVAHLGVVSNAREAEASAKIIGDYRVKTASSETKIMNLSGGNQQKVLIGRGLMANPRVMIFDEPTRGIDVNAKDEIYRLMQQVAEDQQIAVVLISSEIEELLKCSNRVLSLYDGRINAEIAGEELSEERLLSSIINTGGASDATAANREGAHV comes from the coding sequence ATGAGTCTTTTGGAAGCCCGTGGTATCACCAAACGCTTTCCCGGCGTGATCGCGCTGGATGCGGTGGATTTGCGGTTCGAACGTGGCGAAGTGCATTGCATTGTGGGTGAAAACGGTGCGGGGAAAAGTACGCTGGTCAAGGTGTTAACTGGTATCTACCGCCCCGACGAGGGCGATTTGCACTACGATGGCGAGACACCTCCGGCGATCGGCTATGTGCCGCAGGAGTTGAACCTCTTCGACAATATGACGGTTGCGGAAAACATGTTCCTGCCGCTGGACAACGGTGCGCTGTTTCAGCGCAAGGCGCTTGAGGCGGCGGCGCGACCTTTCCTCGATGATCTGAAGATGACCTGTGCGCCGGAAGATCTGGTGCGCGACATTTCGGTGGCCGAAAAGCAGCTTTTGCAAATCGCCCGCGCGCTGGCGAGCCGCCGATCCGATATTCTCATCCTTGATGAACCGACCGCTTCCTTGACGGCGACGGAAATCGAACGGCTCTTTGCGATTGTCGAAGAGTTGCAGGCACGCGGTACGGCGATTGTGTTTATCACCCACCGGCTCGACGAAGTGATGAGGCTGCATTCCGTGGTCTCCGTGCTTCGCAACGGCTGTGTGGTCGGAAATTCCGATGGCGAGGATGTCTCCGAGGCCTGGATTGTTTCCAAGATGACCGGCAAGGAGATGGATTTGAGCACGCTTTATCGTCCGCGCACGCCGCGTGGTGATCGTGTGTTCCGGGTCGAGGGACTGTCTGGCCCTGGCTTCGAAGAGATTTCTTTCGATCTTTACGCCGGTGAGGTCCTCGGTTTTGCGGGTCTGGTGGGCGCTGGGCGCTCCGAGGTTCTGCAAACACTCTTTGGGATGCGCAAGCCGACGGCGGGGCAGGCTTGGTTCGACGATGAGCCATGGGTGTTCAACAAGCCGGCCCGCGCGATTTCCAAAGGGGTGATGTATCTTTCGGAGGAACGTAAGGCGCATGGGATTTTCCCGCATATGTCTGTGCGTCAAAACGTCGGAGCAGGTCTGTTACGTGACGTGGCGCATCTGGGCGTGGTGTCAAACGCGCGTGAGGCAGAGGCCTCTGCCAAGATCATCGGCGACTATCGGGTCAAGACTGCCTCATCCGAGACAAAAATCATGAACCTCAGCGGTGGTAATCAGCAAAAGGTGCTGATCGGGCGCGGTCTTATGGCCAATCCGCGGGTGATGATTTTCGACGAACCGACGCGCGGCATCGACGTCAATGCCAAGGACGAAATTTACCGCCTGATGCAACAGGTCGCTGAGGATCAACAAATCGCCGTGGTGCTGATCTCCTCGGAAATCGAAGAGCTTTTGAAGTGCAGCAACCGGGTTTTGAGCCTCTATGACGGACGGATCAATGCGGAGATCGCAGGGGAGGAACTGAGCGAAGAACGCTTGCTGTCCTCGATTATCAACACGGGCGGCGCTTCTGATGCGACGGCCGCAAACAGGGAGGGTGCCCATGTCTGA
- a CDS encoding ABC transporter permease yields the protein MSDGLVNMTQRRGFNLKGGGQIVGVLIAFVVICVVASLVAPQFLTSYNMTIISRDLAFIGIVAIAQGMLLLLGDIDVSIGAIAGLCGIVCTKLLVDAQLDPALAISAGLAVGAIAGAVNGTIITMFNLNSLVVTIGMLSVYSGLNLWITKGRTIVGLPKEVTVLGGGTLMGVPPPVYIMAGVFLVILFLTTKTVYGRRLYAVGNSREAAKIIGIHEQRVRITAYAVAGALAGLAGMLLCFRLVSAQASMGQSWLLPSIAAPVIGGIATTGGIGTIWGALLGAAIIAVIGNVIVLGGVDVYLQQVVTGAIVVIAVALDAITRKMGRG from the coding sequence ATGTCTGACGGGCTGGTGAACATGACGCAGAGACGAGGTTTCAATCTGAAAGGCGGCGGTCAAATCGTCGGGGTTCTGATCGCTTTTGTGGTGATATGCGTGGTCGCGTCCCTGGTCGCGCCGCAATTCCTGACAAGCTACAACATGACGATCATTTCCCGCGATCTCGCTTTTATCGGCATCGTGGCCATCGCGCAGGGTATGTTGCTTTTGCTCGGGGACATTGACGTCTCCATCGGCGCAATCGCAGGGCTGTGCGGCATCGTTTGTACCAAGCTTCTGGTCGATGCGCAGCTCGATCCGGCGCTCGCCATTTCGGCGGGGTTGGCGGTCGGGGCCATTGCCGGCGCAGTGAATGGCACGATCATCACCATGTTCAACCTGAACTCACTGGTGGTGACCATCGGCATGCTCAGTGTCTATTCGGGTCTCAATCTCTGGATCACCAAGGGCCGCACCATCGTGGGCCTGCCGAAAGAGGTGACGGTTCTGGGCGGCGGCACGCTCATGGGGGTGCCGCCGCCGGTCTATATCATGGCGGGGGTGTTTCTCGTGATCCTGTTCCTAACCACGAAAACGGTCTACGGGCGCCGCCTTTATGCCGTGGGCAATAGTCGCGAGGCCGCCAAGATCATCGGCATCCACGAACAACGTGTCCGCATTACCGCCTATGCCGTGGCGGGCGCATTGGCCGGGCTGGCGGGGATGCTTTTGTGCTTCCGCCTTGTGTCGGCGCAGGCCTCGATGGGGCAATCCTGGCTTTTGCCGTCGATTGCCGCGCCTGTCATCGGCGGGATCGCCACCACGGGCGGCATCGGCACGATCTGGGGCGCTCTTCTGGGCGCGGCCATCATCGCGGTGATCGGCAATGTGATCGTGCTGGGCGGTGTCGACGTTTACCTGCAACAGGTGGTTACGGGTGCGATCGTGGTGATCGCCGTCGCTCTCGACGCCATCACACGCAAAATGGGCCGGGGGTAA
- a CDS encoding VOC family protein has product MSEETKITQIGVVVRDLDATMKMYHQLLGWGPWNVYEHTAPVLHDTHLHGKPATYSMLCAEVMVGDMCYELIQPLEGDSIYKEWLEEHGEGLHHVAVMKHGQNAADQFKQDMDAAGAKMLMGGRIGETIEFYYLDSEPQLKVILESGTGHAIDLKPIRTYPE; this is encoded by the coding sequence ATGTCCGAGGAAACCAAAATCACTCAGATCGGTGTCGTCGTGCGCGATCTCGATGCGACGATGAAAATGTATCACCAGCTTCTGGGCTGGGGGCCGTGGAATGTTTACGAACACACTGCTCCCGTGCTGCATGACACCCATCTGCACGGCAAGCCTGCCACCTATTCGATGCTCTGCGCCGAGGTGATGGTGGGTGACATGTGTTACGAGCTGATCCAGCCGCTTGAGGGCGACTCGATCTACAAGGAATGGCTCGAAGAACATGGCGAGGGCCTGCACCACGTTGCCGTGATGAAACACGGCCAGAACGCGGCCGATCAGTTCAAGCAGGACATGGATGCGGCGGGTGCGAAGATGCTTATGGGGGGGCGCATCGGTGAGACCATCGAGTTCTATTACCTCGACAGCGAGCCGCAACTAAAGGTGATCCTCGAATCCGGCACCGGCCATGCCATCGACCTGAAGCCGATCCGCACATACCCTGAGTGA
- a CDS encoding ABC transporter ATP-binding protein, which yields MVSINIQNLEKHYGKVKALHGLNLEIDDGEFIVLVGPSGCGKSTLLRCVAGLNPISGGDILFDGTPVGHLPPQERDLSMVFQNYALYPHLTVAQNLAFGLKVRKTAAEEIEKRVKWAADILAITPYLDRRPRALSGGQRQRVAMGRAMVKHSNAFLFDEPLSNLDAQLRVQMRKEIRALQQRIGVTSIYVTHDQVEAMTMGDRIVVMKDGRIEQVGSPAELYTAPRTRFVAGFIGSPQMSFVTAQADGHQMTLSDGTVLTSATAATGPVTLGIRPEHFLDGTSEANRLTLDVTTQQVVGTSTSYFATLGDGEIEVIRQGSDTERPATLALGIRPEHIMVFDKDDQRIAA from the coding sequence ATGGTCTCAATCAACATCCAGAACCTCGAAAAACACTACGGCAAGGTGAAGGCACTTCACGGGCTGAACCTTGAGATCGACGATGGCGAATTCATCGTGCTCGTCGGCCCCTCGGGCTGTGGCAAGTCGACCCTGCTGCGCTGTGTGGCCGGGCTGAACCCGATCTCGGGCGGCGACATTCTATTCGACGGCACGCCAGTCGGGCATCTGCCGCCGCAGGAGCGCGATCTGTCGATGGTGTTTCAAAACTATGCGCTCTACCCGCATCTGACGGTGGCGCAAAATCTCGCCTTCGGCCTCAAGGTGCGCAAGACCGCCGCCGAGGAGATCGAAAAGCGGGTGAAATGGGCTGCCGACATTCTGGCGATCACCCCCTATCTCGACCGCCGCCCGCGCGCCTTGTCAGGCGGGCAACGTCAACGGGTGGCCATGGGCCGCGCCATGGTCAAACATTCCAATGCCTTCCTGTTCGACGAACCGCTGTCGAACCTCGACGCCCAGCTCCGCGTCCAGATGCGCAAGGAAATCCGCGCCCTGCAACAGCGGATCGGCGTGACCTCGATCTACGTGACCCACGATCAGGTCGAGGCAATGACCATGGGGGACCGTATCGTGGTGATGAAGGACGGGCGGATCGAACAGGTCGGCAGCCCGGCCGAGCTTTACACCGCGCCGAGAACCCGCTTTGTCGCGGGGTTCATCGGCTCGCCGCAGATGAGCTTTGTCACCGCGCAGGCCGACGGGCATCAGATGACACTGAGCGACGGCACGGTTCTGACCAGCGCCACCGCCGCGACAGGCCCGGTCACCCTCGGCATCCGACCCGAACATTTCCTCGACGGCACCTCCGAGGCCAACCGGCTGACACTCGATGTCACCACTCAACAGGTCGTTGGCACCTCGACGAGCTATTTCGCCACTCTTGGCGACGGTGAGATCGAGGTGATCCGGCAAGGCAGCGACACGGAGCGCCCTGCGACCCTCGCGCTTGGCATTCGGCCCGAACATATCATGGTCTTTGACAAGGATGATCAGCGCATCGCGGCCTAA
- a CDS encoding carbohydrate ABC transporter permease: MTASVQDTRTDRLIRFGFLAAMLIFFALPIVYLFSTSFKTPDDVLQGRLLPEAATLKNYPNAFAHVPVLRMIWNSVAVALLSGVITLVIAVPATYATIKLGAFRRTVPNITLASYAAPPIIALIPLFYLLQTAQLMDSIPGLALVHGLMNLPVAFWLLKSFVSDIPAEIDEAAWIDGAGYWHTLFAVILPLIFPGILATALICIILSYNEFLFASALTFSEASRTITVGMSLFQGERLVNFGQMAAASFTGMVPIYLIAFLFQKHLVGGLTQGSIK; this comes from the coding sequence ATGACCGCCTCTGTTCAGGACACCCGCACGGATCGCCTGATCCGGTTCGGCTTTCTGGCCGCGATGCTGATCTTTTTCGCGCTGCCCATCGTCTACCTGTTCTCGACCTCGTTCAAAACGCCCGACGATGTGTTGCAAGGTCGGCTCCTGCCAGAGGCCGCGACGCTCAAGAATTACCCCAATGCCTTCGCACATGTCCCGGTTCTGCGCATGATTTGGAACTCGGTCGCCGTGGCGCTTTTGAGCGGGGTGATCACCCTGGTGATCGCGGTGCCTGCGACCTATGCCACGATCAAACTCGGCGCTTTTCGCAGGACCGTCCCCAACATCACGCTGGCCTCTTATGCCGCGCCCCCGATCATCGCGCTGATCCCGCTGTTCTATCTGTTGCAAACCGCACAGCTGATGGACAGCATTCCGGGCCTTGCGCTGGTTCACGGGCTGATGAACCTGCCCGTCGCTTTTTGGTTGCTCAAGAGTTTTGTCAGCGACATCCCGGCAGAGATCGACGAAGCCGCCTGGATCGACGGCGCGGGCTATTGGCACACGCTCTTCGCGGTGATCCTGCCGCTGATTTTTCCCGGCATTCTGGCCACCGCGCTGATCTGTATCATCTTGTCTTACAACGAGTTTCTTTTTGCCTCCGCCCTGACATTCAGCGAAGCGAGCCGCACGATCACGGTCGGCATGTCGCTCTTTCAGGGCGAGCGACTGGTGAATTTCGGACAGATGGCGGCGGCCTCCTTCACCGGCATGGTGCCGATCTACCTCATCGCATTCTTGTTTCAGAAACATCTCGTCGGCGGCCTGACACAGGGCAGCATCAAATAG
- a CDS encoding carbohydrate ABC transporter permease, with protein MTLPLMAGLAIFAGYPLVYLVLLAFSRSDLGQQFQGFVGLENFDWALSGTNFSGSVGHAILFALIVSLVQLALGLYLAVILSKIVRGGRWLRTIVLLPLMTPPVMVGIAWKLILNPSGGWLNGILLRTGLIDAPISFFGNHDLAFPAIMLADTWQWTPLIVILCFAILQGVPHDVEEAAALDGAYPKRIFWTVTLPMIAPALLSVYLLRVIMALKTFDLVYTLTFGGPGNATNIATFEIWKTALREFDVGLAAAQTLMFAITVSVVTLPIVLLHNHLEKRR; from the coding sequence ATGACCCTGCCCTTGATGGCCGGGCTTGCGATTTTCGCGGGCTACCCTTTGGTGTACCTCGTGCTTCTGGCCTTTTCCCGCTCCGATCTCGGTCAACAGTTTCAAGGCTTTGTGGGCCTCGAGAATTTCGACTGGGCGCTCAGCGGCACGAATTTTTCGGGCTCCGTGGGCCATGCCATCCTGTTCGCTCTGATCGTATCCTTGGTGCAACTGGCGCTTGGGCTCTACCTTGCGGTGATCCTGAGCAAGATCGTGCGTGGCGGGCGGTGGCTTCGGACCATCGTGCTTTTGCCACTGATGACACCGCCGGTGATGGTCGGGATCGCGTGGAAGCTGATCCTCAACCCGTCAGGCGGCTGGCTGAACGGCATCTTGCTGCGCACCGGGCTGATCGACGCTCCGATTTCGTTTTTCGGCAACCATGACCTCGCCTTTCCGGCGATCATGCTGGCGGACACATGGCAATGGACACCGCTGATCGTGATCCTGTGCTTTGCGATCCTGCAAGGCGTGCCGCATGACGTCGAAGAGGCCGCCGCCCTCGATGGCGCCTATCCGAAACGGATTTTCTGGACCGTCACCCTGCCGATGATCGCGCCTGCGCTGCTCTCCGTCTACCTGCTGCGGGTGATCATGGCGCTCAAGACCTTCGATCTGGTCTATACGCTCACTTTCGGCGGCCCCGGCAATGCCACCAACATCGCCACTTTCGAGATCTGGAAAACCGCGCTGCGGGAATTCGATGTCGGCCTCGCCGCGGCCCAGACGCTGATGTTCGCGATCACCGTTTCTGTCGTCACCCTGCCCATCGTTTTGCTGCATAATCATCTGGAGAAACGTCGATGA
- a CDS encoding ABC transporter substrate-binding protein, translating to MNSKTQTNNRTKPQSTGTALSRRQVLGGGMGLAVGAALGSGVLSARAYAQAGETITVLMSQPQVGGARIVAAAFEAETGVKVEIVPVPLDQIQQQLTLDLQSGAKRFDAFDYWYISKGSLVETGVLEDITDRIEADADEIMPEDFIATVYDPYSLYNDRRYALPFDGDTHALFYNTEIFERNGLTAPKTWDEVITTSEAITKAESANGIYGMALMGIRAPLQNISVFANRLANYGGEFLDADGRPALDSDAALMAAQNLVATVPSALPTPAETGFDQALTAFVGGRAAMTEGWIDLGAYSEDNETSKITGKWDVVQLPVGGSQTESRAPLNAGWALGIAAYGSKKDLAWEFIKLASSAKMHLDLLTTTGSGIDPTRISALTSPEYEAFNARSQRAASASLNGAMAWPTGPQAPRMLESLSEQLAIMISGESTPEEAMELAQKSWERLLR from the coding sequence ATGAACAGCAAAACTCAGACGAATAATCGGACCAAACCGCAAAGCACGGGGACCGCGCTATCGCGGCGCCAGGTTTTGGGCGGTGGTATGGGACTGGCGGTCGGCGCCGCTTTGGGCAGTGGCGTGCTATCGGCGCGGGCCTATGCGCAGGCGGGCGAGACCATCACCGTGCTGATGTCCCAGCCTCAGGTGGGCGGTGCTCGCATTGTCGCCGCCGCTTTCGAGGCGGAAACCGGCGTCAAGGTGGAGATCGTCCCCGTCCCACTCGACCAGATTCAGCAGCAACTCACACTCGATCTGCAATCCGGCGCGAAACGATTCGACGCCTTTGACTATTGGTATATCTCCAAAGGATCGCTGGTCGAAACCGGCGTCCTCGAAGACATCACCGACCGGATCGAAGCCGACGCGGACGAAATCATGCCGGAGGATTTCATCGCGACCGTCTACGATCCCTACAGCCTCTATAATGACCGTCGTTACGCCCTGCCCTTCGATGGCGACACTCATGCGCTGTTCTACAACACCGAGATTTTCGAGCGAAACGGTCTGACGGCCCCGAAAACATGGGATGAGGTCATCACCACATCCGAGGCCATCACCAAGGCCGAAAGCGCCAATGGCATCTATGGCATGGCCTTGATGGGCATTCGCGCCCCGCTTCAGAACATTTCCGTCTTTGCCAACCGCCTTGCCAACTATGGCGGCGAGTTTCTCGATGCGGATGGGCGTCCGGCGCTCGACAGCGACGCCGCGCTCATGGCGGCACAGAACCTTGTCGCTACGGTGCCCTCGGCTTTGCCGACACCCGCGGAAACCGGCTTTGATCAGGCGCTCACCGCCTTTGTCGGCGGACGCGCCGCAATGACAGAAGGCTGGATCGACCTCGGCGCCTATTCCGAGGATAATGAGACCTCGAAGATCACCGGAAAATGGGACGTGGTGCAATTGCCGGTCGGCGGCAGCCAGACCGAAAGCCGCGCGCCGCTCAACGCGGGATGGGCGCTTGGCATCGCGGCCTATGGCAGCAAGAAAGATCTTGCCTGGGAGTTCATCAAACTGGCGTCGTCGGCGAAGATGCATCTCGATTTGCTGACCACCACCGGCTCCGGCATCGATCCGACCCGCATCTCCGCTCTGACCAGCCCGGAGTACGAGGCCTTCAACGCCCGAAGCCAACGGGCCGCGAGCGCCTCGCTCAATGGGGCGATGGCCTGGCCCACCGGACCGCAAGCGCCGCGCATGCTCGAAAGCCTGTCCGAACAGCTCGCCATCATGATCTCCGGCGAAAGCACGCCCGAAGAGGCGATGGAGCTGGCGCAGAAAAGCTGGGAACGCCTGCTGCGTTAA
- a CDS encoding 2-hydroxyacid dehydrogenase, with product MEKLKIAAIGDQFITSAVFETAVRDAIGAECEVVTRDLQWPEVPFFAHDGPAGTEIKEYSGNPKDLEAMLAEAEVLVTHLAPVTAELLEKAPRLKFIGVSRGGPTNINMEAARTRNVTVCNVPGRNASAVAEFTVGAILANVRRITLGHAGLSQGIWRGDLYRYDRTGDELSDLTVGLLGYSHIGQRVVRLLKPFGCRILICDPYAKLTVQDAIDGIEQVEIDDLIAQSDILSLHARVTPETMGIISEERIAKMKRGAVLVNSARGELVDQPALCEALLSGHLGGAALDTFEVEPPKKDDELLRLPNVTLTPHIAGASRRVATFAAEQIAEDLARFLKGEKLRNPCN from the coding sequence ATGGAAAAACTCAAGATTGCCGCCATCGGCGATCAATTCATCACCTCGGCGGTTTTTGAGACTGCGGTGCGCGATGCGATTGGCGCGGAATGCGAGGTGGTCACGCGTGATTTGCAATGGCCCGAGGTGCCGTTCTTTGCGCATGACGGACCGGCGGGAACGGAAATCAAGGAATACAGTGGCAACCCCAAGGATCTCGAAGCCATGCTGGCGGAGGCAGAGGTTCTGGTGACGCATTTGGCGCCTGTGACTGCAGAGCTTTTGGAAAAAGCACCGCGCCTCAAGTTCATCGGTGTGTCGCGAGGTGGCCCGACCAATATCAATATGGAGGCGGCCCGCACCCGCAATGTGACCGTGTGCAATGTCCCCGGTCGCAACGCCTCCGCCGTGGCGGAGTTTACTGTCGGGGCGATCCTCGCCAATGTGCGCCGCATCACCCTGGGCCATGCCGGGCTGTCCCAAGGCATCTGGCGCGGCGATCTCTACCGTTACGACCGCACCGGCGACGAGCTGTCCGATCTGACGGTCGGGCTTTTGGGGTACAGCCATATCGGTCAGCGGGTGGTGCGTCTGCTCAAACCCTTCGGCTGCCGGATCTTGATCTGCGATCCCTATGCGAAACTGACCGTGCAGGATGCCATTGACGGCATCGAGCAGGTCGAAATCGACGATCTGATTGCGCAATCCGATATTCTGAGCCTCCATGCGCGGGTGACGCCAGAGACGATGGGTATCATCTCGGAGGAGCGGATCGCGAAAATGAAAAGAGGCGCGGTTCTGGTGAACTCGGCGCGGGGTGAACTGGTTGACCAACCAGCGCTTTGCGAGGCTTTGCTCAGCGGACATCTCGGCGGCGCGGCGCTTGATACTTTCGAGGTGGAGCCGCCTAAAAAAGATGATGAATTGTTGCGATTGCCCAATGTCACGCTGACCCCTCATATTGCCGGTGCATCGCGTCGCGTGGCGACATTCGCCGCCGAACAGATCGCAGAAGATCTGGCGCGCTTTCTGAAAGGGGAAAAACTCAGAAACCCATGTAACTGA